A genome region from uncultured Roseibium sp. includes the following:
- the ftsE gene encoding cell division ATP-binding protein FtsE produces the protein MIRFENVGLRYGMGPEILRDLTFEIEPQSFQFLTGPSGAGKTSLIRLLFMSLRPTRGLIKVFNKDLSVIAKQELPELRRKIGVVFQDFRLLDHLTTYENVALPLRVLGKEESEYRADVIELLKWVGLGDRMHVLPPVLSGGEKQRAAIARALITRPDMLLADEPTGNVDPPLARRLLRLFIELNKLGTSVVIATHDIALLEQVDARRMVLADGRLSIFD, from the coding sequence GTGATCCGCTTTGAAAATGTCGGGCTGAGATATGGAATGGGGCCGGAAATCCTGCGGGATTTGACCTTTGAGATCGAACCTCAGTCGTTCCAGTTCCTGACCGGACCGTCCGGCGCTGGAAAAACCAGCTTGATCAGATTGCTTTTCATGTCCCTTCGGCCCACCCGCGGCCTGATCAAGGTTTTCAACAAGGATCTGTCGGTCATAGCGAAGCAGGAACTGCCGGAACTGCGCCGCAAGATCGGGGTCGTGTTTCAGGATTTCCGCCTGCTCGACCATCTGACCACTTACGAAAACGTCGCCTTGCCCCTGCGTGTGCTCGGCAAGGAAGAGTCCGAATACCGTGCGGATGTGATCGAACTTCTCAAATGGGTCGGCCTTGGCGACCGGATGCATGTGCTCCCGCCCGTTCTGTCAGGTGGGGAAAAACAGCGTGCCGCAATCGCCCGGGCTCTGATTACCCGGCCGGACATGCTCCTGGCGGACGAGCCGACCGGCAACGTCGATCCGCCTTTGGCGCGCAGACTGCTGCGCCTCTTTATCGAACTGAACAAGCTCGGCACGTCCGTCGTGATTGCAACCCACGATATTGCCTTGTTGGAACAGGTGGACGCACGGCGTATGGTACTGGCGGATGGCCGTCTTTCCATATTCGATTAA
- a CDS encoding ABC transporter permease, whose product MATVKKQTARKKIRNAVKAPRKPLRPKLPPKNTETGGRVSAADRKLRPAAAIVPPQSVAGRALTLVVAIMSFLACLTVGAVSIVWDAADAWQNDLVREVTVQIRPADGVDMIREIDKAVALTQEFAGVGSVRALSDDETKALLQPWLGEGLELDSLPVPRLIEITVDDPSALDLNQLRQALESQVAGASLDDHSVWTSRLSAMAGAVVIAGFAILALVMASMVLSVVFATQAAMAGNKDVVSVLHFVGAEDSFIAREFQRHFLLLGLKGGVTGGAAASLCFIMLDMFTRETAGQASSDQLSALFGSVSVSLPGYLGVVGIVFLVAVLTALTSGLAVKAHLAKAD is encoded by the coding sequence ATGGCCACGGTGAAAAAACAAACGGCGCGGAAAAAGATCCGGAACGCCGTCAAGGCGCCGCGCAAACCCCTGCGCCCGAAGCTGCCGCCCAAAAACACCGAAACCGGCGGCAGAGTTTCCGCCGCCGACCGGAAACTGCGGCCGGCAGCAGCGATCGTACCGCCGCAATCCGTCGCCGGGCGCGCGCTGACCCTGGTGGTTGCCATCATGAGTTTCCTCGCCTGCCTGACCGTCGGTGCGGTTTCCATCGTCTGGGACGCCGCCGATGCATGGCAGAACGACCTGGTCCGCGAAGTCACCGTCCAGATCCGCCCGGCCGACGGTGTCGACATGATTCGGGAAATCGACAAGGCCGTCGCCCTTACCCAGGAATTCGCCGGTGTCGGCTCTGTCCGTGCCCTGTCGGACGATGAAACGAAGGCCCTGCTTCAACCCTGGCTCGGCGAAGGACTGGAGCTGGACAGCCTGCCGGTTCCGCGGCTCATCGAAATCACCGTAGACGACCCGTCCGCCCTCGATCTCAACCAGCTCCGCCAGGCCCTGGAGAGCCAGGTCGCGGGGGCAAGCCTCGACGATCATTCGGTCTGGACCTCGCGACTGTCAGCCATGGCGGGCGCCGTCGTTATTGCCGGTTTCGCGATCCTGGCGCTGGTCATGGCCTCCATGGTGCTGAGCGTGGTCTTCGCGACCCAGGCGGCCATGGCCGGCAACAAGGATGTCGTTTCCGTGCTCCACTTCGTCGGCGCGGAAGACAGCTTCATCGCGCGGGAGTTCCAGCGCCATTTTCTGCTTCTCGGCCTGAAGGGCGGGGTCACCGGAGGGGCGGCCGCATCGCTTTGCTTCATCATGCTCGACATGTTCACCCGCGAAACCGCCGGGCAGGCGAGTTCCGACCAGCTGTCGGCTCTTTTCGGTTCCGTTTCGGTCAGCCTGCCGGGCTATCTCGGGGTCGTCGGAATCGTCTTTCTGGTCGCCGTTCTGACCGCTCTCACATCCGGTCTGGCGGTCAAGGCCCATCTGGCGAAGGCGGATTGA
- a CDS encoding YdcF family protein has product MSSMRTADDDNRAEACRVSGMQTQAEPYTESGISTPAGKARRRRRSLRLVLPFLCILLLIVTTVSFIRFADTVASISMPDDSRADAIVVLTGGTERVSHAIRLLEENRAERLLISGVHPGTTVAQISTMTGSDMALFDCCVDLDRLALNTEGNAIETANWAHKHAFSSLLLVTSAYHLPRAEVELQRALPDVRLIPYPVQPSGMDLKSWYREPATIRLLLREYVKYTLASFRILGQNALRSLRS; this is encoded by the coding sequence ATGAGCAGTATGCGGACTGCCGACGACGACAATCGGGCGGAAGCCTGCAGAGTCAGCGGCATGCAGACACAGGCCGAACCGTATACGGAAAGCGGCATTTCGACACCGGCCGGAAAGGCCCGCCGGCGCAGGAGAAGTTTACGCCTTGTCCTGCCGTTCCTGTGCATCCTCCTTCTGATAGTCACAACGGTTTCCTTCATCCGCTTTGCGGACACGGTGGCTTCGATTTCCATGCCAGACGATAGCAGGGCGGATGCCATCGTCGTTCTGACCGGGGGTACCGAGCGCGTCTCTCACGCGATCCGCCTGCTGGAGGAAAATCGCGCCGAACGCCTATTGATCTCGGGCGTGCACCCGGGAACGACCGTGGCGCAGATCTCCACCATGACCGGCAGCGATATGGCGCTGTTCGACTGCTGCGTCGACCTGGACCGGCTAGCGCTGAATACGGAAGGCAATGCCATCGAAACCGCAAACTGGGCGCACAAGCACGCGTTTTCATCGCTCCTGCTCGTGACCAGTGCCTATCACCTGCCCCGCGCCGAGGTGGAACTGCAGCGCGCCTTGCCGGATGTGCGTCTGATCCCCTATCCCGTGCAACCCTCCGGAATGGATCTGAAGTCGTGGTATCGCGAACCGGCGACAATCCGGCTTCTCTTGCGCGAATATGTGAAGTATACCCTCGCAAGCTTTCGGATCCTCGGCCAGAACGCCCTGCGCTCGCTTCGCTCCTGA